In Monodelphis domestica isolate mMonDom1 chromosome 3, mMonDom1.pri, whole genome shotgun sequence, the following proteins share a genomic window:
- the LOC130458053 gene encoding ceramide synthase 4-like: MLSNLYHWFWKDENWLPAGYTWTGIEDANGVTYSHPKDLLATIPLAFILVIVRYSFERTIGVFLSRVMGVRDHLRLKPDPNPILESFFQTQSQNPKEAQLSHLASQCGLSVRQTQHWFRRRRNQAQPNLTKKFCESR; the protein is encoded by the exons ATGCTGTCCAACTTGTACCACTGGTTCTGGAAGGATGAAAACTGGCTTCCTGCTGGATACACATGGACTGGCATAGAGGATGCCAATGGGGTCACATACTCTCATCCCAAAGACCTCCTGGCAACCATTCCCTTGGCATTCATCTTAGTGATCGTCCGATATAGCTTTGAGAG GACCATTGGTGTATTTCTGAGCAGGGTCATGGGTGTTCGTGACCACCTTAGATTAAAGCCTGACCCCAACCCCATATTGGAGTCCTTTTTCCAGACTCAGAGTCAGAATCCCAAAGAG GCTCAGCTGAGTCACCTGGCCAGTCAGTGTGGCCTCTCAGTAAGGCAGACCCAGCACTGGTTCCGACGTCGAAGGAATCAAGCACAACCCAATCTGACAAAGAAGTTCTGTGAATCTAGGTAA